The proteins below come from a single Eucalyptus grandis isolate ANBG69807.140 chromosome 3, ASM1654582v1, whole genome shotgun sequence genomic window:
- the LOC104439685 gene encoding probable pectinesterase 55, translated as MTSSRSVKLFLQWKLFSSIILLLQAKSTRGLTDDSDWLRRISGNVAPYRTIFVDPSGRLGNVTTIQSAIDSIPSNNKKWVCIYIKKGIYREKVKIPEDKPYIILKGQAKRTTEIVWDDHDNIVQSPTFTSLADNIIAKSISFRNSYNNPINKKHPRVPAVAARVSGDKNVFHRCGFYGLQDTLWDDKGRHYFKRCTVQGAVDFIFGGGQSIYENCAISVLGGALGSGVTGFITAQGRSNPDDASGFVFKECNVFGSGSALLGRAWRAYARVIFYRSNFTDVVNPRGWDAWNFAGQESQLTFSEYECYGPGSGTSLRASWEKKLNAATVNQLTSTSFVDSEGWLSSQPS; from the exons ATGACTTCTTCAAGATCGGTCAAATTGTTTCTCCAATGGAAGCTATTCAGTTCGattattcttcttctccaagcGAAATCCACCAGGGGACTCACGGATGATAGCGATTGGCTCCGGCGGATCAGCGGGAACGTGGCACCTTACCGGACGATCTTCGTCGACCCATCTGGGCGGCTTGGCAACGTCACCACCATACAGTCTGCCATCGATTCAATTCCCTCGAACAATAAGAAGTGGGTTTGCATCTATATCAAGAAAGGGATTTACAG GGAGAAGGTGAAAATACCAGAGGACAAGCCTTATATCATCCTCAAAGGACAAGCGAAGAGGACGACTGAGATCGTGTGGGACGACCACGACAACATCGTGCAAAGCCCAACTTTCACATCTCTGGCTGATAACATCATTGCTAAAAGCATCAGTTTCAGG AATTCATATAATAATCCTATTAACAAGAAACACCCTAGGGTTCCAGCAGTTGCAGCTAGGGTTTCTGGGGACAAGAACGTGTTCCATAGATGTGGGTTCTATGGTTTGCAAGATACGTTGTGGGACGACAAAGGACGACACTATTTCAAGCGTTGCACAGTCCAAGGAGCTGTTGATTTCATATTTGGTGGTGGTCAGTCCATTTACGAG AATTGTGCAATCTCGGTGCTTGGAGGAGCCCTAGGGTCTGGAGTGACAGGATTCATCACAGCGCAAGGCAGGAGCAACCCAGACGATGCAAGTGGGTTCGTGTTCAAGGAGTGCAATGTGTTTGGCTCCGGCTCGGCCTTGTTGGGAAGGGCGTGGAGAGCCTATGCGAGAGTCATCTTCTATCGCTCCAATTTCACCGACGTTGTGAATCCTCGAGGCTGGGACGCATGGAATTTTGCCGGACAAGA GTCCCAATTGACATTTTCAGAATACGAGTGCTATGGACCTGGGTCGGGTACTTCTCTCCGGGCGAGTTGGGAGAAGAAGCTGAACGCGGCAACAGTCAACCAGTTGACTAGCACGAGTTTTGTCGACTCCGAAGGATGGCTAAGCAGTCAACCTTCCTGA